Proteins found in one Lysinibacillus fusiformis genomic segment:
- a CDS encoding AbrB family transcriptional regulator produces MFVFDKHMFITLCIGLIGAVIFQFLHIPMPWLLGAITAVLIVQLSTNVQLKWHHSFRNFGLVVAGYSIGYAFTPEAVQDIKLFLGSMVVLNILFILLFFAVSFLVAKRTDLDFATALTCCVPGGMSQVVAFAEEQEDMDMVVITFFQILRVLLIVGFVPLMVAGAGGNSSMIDGAYTWSLVGILVVCGGAGWLAQKLKIPTGYMLGPVFLLMGINMAGVEVPKLPLSLLHIAQLMLGIYIGLLLKKEDLHLSKKHIFYAFVSAGIFIGAAYGLTFVMTALYSLDFRTSFLSIVPGGLDQMGIIAASVHANVTIVTAFQLFRVLVVSIFLVPVVKIFVKKVKT; encoded by the coding sequence ATGTTTGTTTTTGATAAGCATATGTTCATCACATTATGCATTGGTTTAATAGGTGCTGTGATTTTTCAATTTTTACATATACCGATGCCTTGGTTGTTAGGAGCGATTACAGCGGTGCTCATCGTGCAGCTATCAACCAATGTCCAGTTAAAATGGCATCATTCTTTCCGTAATTTTGGTTTAGTTGTAGCAGGGTATTCTATCGGCTATGCCTTTACGCCAGAAGCTGTACAGGATATTAAGCTTTTTTTAGGAAGCATGGTCGTGTTAAACATCCTATTTATTTTGCTATTTTTTGCGGTGAGTTTTCTTGTTGCAAAGCGTACCGATTTGGATTTTGCGACTGCCTTAACGTGCTGTGTACCTGGGGGCATGTCACAGGTTGTGGCATTTGCTGAGGAGCAAGAAGACATGGATATGGTGGTCATCACGTTCTTTCAAATCCTTCGTGTTCTTTTAATCGTTGGCTTTGTTCCTTTAATGGTGGCAGGAGCAGGCGGCAATAGTTCTATGATTGATGGAGCGTATACATGGAGCCTTGTTGGCATACTTGTTGTATGTGGTGGCGCAGGGTGGCTGGCACAAAAGCTAAAAATTCCAACAGGCTATATGCTTGGCCCAGTGTTTTTATTAATGGGTATAAATATGGCAGGGGTGGAAGTGCCGAAATTACCGCTATCATTACTACATATCGCCCAACTCATGCTTGGAATTTATATTGGGTTGTTATTGAAAAAAGAGGATTTACATTTATCGAAGAAGCATATCTTTTATGCATTTGTCTCAGCAGGCATTTTTATCGGAGCAGCCTATGGTTTAACATTTGTGATGACAGCGTTGTACAGCCTTGATTTTAGGACAAGCTTTTTAAGTATTGTTCCTGGCGGTCTTGATCAAATGGGAATTATCGCCGCATCTGTACATGCCAATGTCACGATTGTTACGGCTTTTCAGCTATTTCGTGTACTAGTGGTCTCAATTTTCCTTGTGCCTGTGGTGAAAATATTTGTGAAAAAAGTGAAAACATGA
- a CDS encoding DUF3021 domain-containing protein, whose protein sequence is MKYLRMMIIGLLISLSSSYILVTLSVLSNNAVMSGSALLEEIVIAAILGIAIGLLSVIFDIEPLPFTVQLLLHFMAVTACVLTAGYFGNWFEHSGVPYVLISEVIIYLIVWCILYILQLYDIEKINQEIQKRRD, encoded by the coding sequence ATGAAGTATTTACGCATGATGATTATTGGACTACTCATTTCCCTTAGTTCTTCTTACATCTTAGTCACATTAAGCGTCCTTTCAAACAATGCGGTTATGTCAGGATCAGCATTACTTGAGGAAATAGTGATCGCAGCCATTCTTGGTATTGCCATTGGTTTGCTATCCGTCATTTTTGATATTGAGCCACTGCCTTTTACAGTTCAGCTTCTTTTACATTTCATGGCAGTAACAGCGTGTGTACTAACCGCTGGCTATTTTGGTAATTGGTTCGAACATTCAGGAGTGCCCTATGTACTTATCAGTGAAGTTATTATTTATTTAATTGTGTGGTGTATTCTATATATTCTTCAATTATATGATATTGAAAAAATCAATCAAGAAATTCAAAAGAGAAGGGATTAA
- a CDS encoding LytTR family DNA-binding domain-containing protein, giving the protein MKIHLTINHELEETEVHIHAKEYNEQIERLMKQLQASQTTMLDGYFQQEIHLLKISDIYSIYAEDAKVFLQTDEQEFESKRKLYELEAQLTKDFVRVSKSTLVNIHKIASIRMGKIGTTQLLLENEVAIHVSRKYLKELKRHLGIGRDL; this is encoded by the coding sequence ATGAAAATTCATTTAACCATCAATCATGAACTCGAAGAAACAGAGGTTCATATTCATGCCAAGGAATATAATGAGCAAATTGAAAGATTGATGAAGCAGCTTCAAGCATCCCAAACGACGATGCTAGATGGGTATTTTCAACAAGAAATTCATCTATTAAAAATTTCTGATATTTATTCCATTTACGCAGAGGATGCCAAAGTATTTTTGCAAACAGATGAGCAAGAGTTTGAGTCAAAGCGAAAATTATATGAGCTAGAGGCACAGCTAACCAAGGATTTTGTACGCGTGAGTAAATCTACGCTTGTCAATATCCATAAAATCGCCTCTATTCGAATGGGCAAAATCGGTACAACACAACTATTACTCGAAAATGAAGTAGCCATTCATGTCAGTCGAAAATACTTAAAAGAATTAAAGCGACATTTAGGTATTGGGAGGGATTTATAG
- a CDS encoding GIY-YIG nuclease family protein, giving the protein MDPKKELKEMYKEMKIEAGVFTMTNKQTGKVFVGSFNNLKRLNGFQFMLKTNTHTNKELQADYNLYGQEAFEVAIVEHLKKKEEGYFDAKKELEKLEQKWLDTLKPYGERGYN; this is encoded by the coding sequence ATGGATCCTAAAAAAGAGTTAAAAGAAATGTATAAAGAGATGAAAATTGAAGCTGGTGTTTTTACCATGACTAATAAACAAACTGGAAAAGTGTTTGTGGGTAGCTTCAATAATTTAAAGCGTTTAAATGGCTTTCAATTTATGCTAAAAACCAATACACATACAAACAAGGAGCTTCAGGCAGATTACAATTTATATGGTCAAGAAGCTTTTGAAGTGGCTATCGTTGAGCATTTAAAGAAAAAAGAAGAGGGCTATTTTGACGCCAAAAAAGAACTCGAAAAGCTGGAGCAAAAATGGCTCGACACGCTAAAGCCTTATGGTGAACGTGGCTATAATTAG
- a CDS encoding YitT family protein: protein MRNVIIITLSSILVAFAYNYLLIPHEILSGGLSGIAIMLGIITPLNTGVLNLLLNLPLLILGVMKLGKRFISYTILSVAVLSVSLYIIPIHKATQEPILASLFGGVIVGFAMGMIFRAAGSSGGFDIIAMLLSRKRDFPLGTLIAAMNGIVVAASGFVFSWDAALLTLVSIYATGKVVDTIHTSHIKLTLMIITSKGDEVKQQLLEKLHRGVTIIDAKGAYSGEGRKVLITVITRYQLADVKSTIKETDPKSFVNILQTTEVIGMFDRGTTK from the coding sequence ATGCGAAATGTGATTATAATTACACTTTCTTCCATTTTAGTAGCCTTTGCCTATAATTATTTATTAATTCCCCATGAAATTTTGAGTGGTGGGTTGAGTGGTATTGCCATCATGCTTGGGATTATTACCCCTTTGAATACAGGCGTGTTAAATTTACTGCTTAACCTGCCTTTACTGATTTTAGGTGTGATGAAGCTTGGCAAGCGATTTATCAGCTACACCATTCTTTCGGTGGCTGTGTTGTCAGTGAGTTTATATATTATTCCGATACACAAAGCGACACAAGAGCCAATTCTCGCATCCTTATTTGGCGGTGTTATTGTAGGCTTTGCAATGGGCATGATTTTCCGAGCGGCTGGCTCCTCAGGGGGCTTTGATATTATTGCTATGCTACTTAGTCGCAAACGCGATTTTCCACTCGGTACGCTAATTGCAGCTATGAATGGTATCGTAGTGGCAGCTTCTGGCTTTGTCTTTAGCTGGGATGCGGCATTGTTAACGCTTGTTTCCATTTATGCAACTGGAAAAGTGGTTGATACAATTCATACGAGCCATATTAAATTAACGCTGATGATTATTACCAGTAAAGGGGACGAGGTCAAGCAGCAGCTATTAGAAAAGCTGCATCGTGGGGTAACGATTATCGATGCAAAGGGAGCATACTCTGGTGAAGGTCGGAAAGTGTTAATTACTGTTATTACGCGTTACCAACTAGCTGATGTGAAAAGCACGATTAAGGAAACTGATCCAAAGTCGTTTGTGAATATTTTACAGACAACAGAGGTTATCGGGATGTTTGATCGTGGTACAACTAAATAA
- a CDS encoding ABC transporter ATP-binding protein, whose protein sequence is MTFAIKVENLCKHYGEQQAVKGISFTVEQGTLFAFLGANGAGKSTTIEILCTLLKKSSGQVTINGFTLDASNDNADIRKSIGVVFQQSLLDERLTVRENILHRGKTYGLSKTQLTENYQFVSTYLHLEDIEKKKYGTLSGGQKRRADIARALIHRPSILFLDEPTTGLDPQTRQFVWQAIKQLQLETNMTVFLTTHYMEEAAVAHQVTVLKQGKIVAQGTPDALKTKYAYDSMALVFHHSKEGVKLLEENAISYTEKQGIYTIRLTSTLQALPLLKKAEPLIASFEVIKGSMDDVFLHIMAEEEVA, encoded by the coding sequence ATGACTTTTGCGATAAAAGTTGAAAATTTATGTAAACACTATGGCGAACAGCAAGCTGTCAAAGGCATTTCTTTTACAGTTGAACAAGGCACCCTATTCGCTTTTTTAGGTGCAAACGGTGCAGGTAAATCAACAACGATTGAAATTCTTTGCACATTACTAAAAAAATCGAGCGGTCAAGTAACCATTAATGGTTTCACTCTTGATGCAAGCAATGATAATGCAGATATCCGTAAATCTATTGGAGTCGTTTTCCAGCAAAGTCTATTAGATGAGCGATTAACAGTACGCGAAAATATCCTCCATCGAGGCAAAACATATGGTTTATCGAAAACACAGCTTACTGAAAATTATCAATTTGTTTCCACCTATTTGCATTTAGAGGATATTGAAAAGAAAAAATATGGCACATTATCAGGAGGACAAAAAAGGCGAGCAGATATTGCTCGTGCATTGATTCATCGTCCTAGTATTTTATTTCTGGATGAACCTACAACCGGTTTAGATCCACAAACACGGCAATTTGTTTGGCAGGCTATCAAGCAGCTTCAGTTGGAAACCAATATGACCGTTTTTTTAACAACCCATTATATGGAGGAAGCGGCAGTTGCTCACCAAGTCACTGTCTTAAAGCAAGGAAAAATTGTCGCGCAGGGGACACCCGATGCACTGAAGACAAAATATGCCTATGATTCAATGGCTCTCGTTTTTCATCATTCGAAGGAGGGTGTAAAATTACTTGAGGAAAATGCAATCTCCTACACAGAGAAGCAAGGGATATACACCATCCGTTTAACTTCTACCTTACAGGCACTTCCCCTTTTAAAAAAAGCTGAGCCACTCATCGCTTCCTTTGAAGTCATTAAAGGATCGATGGATGATGTCTTTCTTCATATTATGGCTGAGGAGGAGGTTGCGTAA
- a CDS encoding ABC transporter permease translates to MEALFSLVLRNNKIFRRDKTQMFFSLLSVIIVIVLYAVFLQKMQVDAIERLTETTPELITMVNEWLVAGLLSMIAVSTTLGAYGIAVKDQESKVQADFLTAPLSRATIQLSYVLNAFIIGCIFSFIALIGCEIFIVAAGGELLSFGDFVQVMGILFLSVLLASVFNLFLSLFVSTQNAFSTLGTIVGTLLGFLCGVYVPLGALPSFAQHVIIYFPISHTTLLLRNAFMESSIANVFEGVPVSYVEDYKINYGIVYELNGHILSSSTSLIVIACTIVVLSLASMILFKRKYK, encoded by the coding sequence ATGGAAGCATTATTTAGTTTAGTTTTGCGTAATAACAAAATATTTAGGCGGGATAAAACACAAATGTTCTTCTCCCTACTATCAGTCATCATTGTCATTGTGCTGTACGCTGTCTTTCTCCAAAAGATGCAGGTAGATGCCATTGAACGATTAACAGAAACTACGCCTGAATTGATCACCATGGTCAATGAATGGCTTGTAGCAGGATTACTTTCCATGATTGCTGTTTCGACTACACTTGGTGCCTATGGCATTGCTGTTAAGGATCAGGAGTCAAAAGTGCAAGCCGATTTTTTAACAGCTCCCCTTTCTCGTGCAACCATTCAGTTAAGCTATGTACTCAATGCGTTTATTATCGGCTGTATTTTTTCCTTTATCGCTCTCATTGGCTGTGAAATCTTTATTGTAGCAGCGGGTGGTGAGCTTCTAAGTTTTGGGGATTTTGTGCAAGTAATGGGCATCCTATTTTTATCTGTCTTGCTTGCGAGTGTCTTTAACTTATTTCTTTCGTTATTTGTGTCGACACAAAATGCTTTTTCAACACTCGGCACAATTGTTGGTACACTACTTGGATTTTTATGTGGTGTTTATGTTCCTCTTGGAGCTCTACCAAGCTTTGCTCAACATGTAATCATATACTTCCCAATTAGCCATACAACACTATTATTACGCAATGCTTTTATGGAGAGCTCTATTGCAAATGTTTTTGAAGGTGTGCCTGTTTCCTATGTGGAAGATTATAAAATCAATTATGGCATTGTTTACGAGCTAAATGGACATATACTTAGCTCCTCAACAAGTCTAATTGTGATTGCTTGTACAATCGTAGTTCTTTCTCTAGCATCTATGATTCTATTTAAAAGAAAATATAAATAG
- a CDS encoding DUF2087 domain-containing protein: MDVNELFWQAPIEDLKKGYIDEATHFTCLLCGEKVEKGIIYPYEGLLYEAEKMMQHHITLAHQSVFHYLNGLNKKMTGLTEHQSHILRLFYEGKSDQEIKEELEIGSATTIRHHRFALKEKERQAKTLLVMMELLKEQDQKEEPFVPIHKTATMVDDRYNVTLTEEQQILEKFFPQGIGKELVRFPKREKQKIVVLRAITKLFDVERQYTEKELNEVIKPMYEDYVHIRRYLIEYGFLDRKADGSAYWVKK, translated from the coding sequence ATGGATGTAAATGAATTGTTTTGGCAAGCTCCTATCGAGGATCTTAAAAAGGGTTACATCGATGAAGCGACACACTTCACTTGCCTACTGTGCGGTGAAAAAGTAGAAAAAGGCATTATTTATCCTTATGAAGGCTTACTGTATGAAGCAGAGAAAATGATGCAGCACCATATTACATTAGCTCACCAATCTGTTTTTCATTATTTAAACGGTCTCAACAAAAAAATGACAGGCTTAACAGAACATCAAAGTCATATTTTACGCTTATTTTATGAAGGAAAATCAGATCAGGAGATAAAAGAAGAATTAGAGATTGGCAGTGCCACAACGATCCGCCATCACCGTTTTGCTTTAAAAGAAAAGGAACGCCAAGCCAAAACATTGTTGGTGATGATGGAGTTACTAAAGGAACAAGATCAGAAGGAGGAACCATTTGTGCCTATTCATAAAACAGCTACGATGGTTGACGATCGCTATAACGTAACCCTCACGGAAGAACAGCAAATATTGGAGAAATTCTTTCCACAAGGTATAGGCAAGGAGCTAGTACGCTTTCCTAAACGTGAAAAGCAGAAAATTGTAGTACTTCGAGCCATCACAAAGCTTTTTGATGTAGAAAGACAATATACAGAAAAAGAATTAAATGAAGTCATCAAACCGATGTATGAAGACTATGTTCATATACGTCGTTACTTAATTGAATACGGTTTTCTGGACCGCAAAGCAGATGGTAGTGCCTATTGGGTAAAAAAATAA
- a CDS encoding MBL fold metallo-hydrolase, which translates to MLSFEILGGVGEYGRNCFYIENHGQAILLDCGIMKNAQKTPPNITANHIEKLVAVFISHSHIDHVGALPLLQKMDYTGQVLMSHRTAQQLSLPLSQVRTFHPDTIGNWIEVNDYLAFQWGYSGHLIGSVWYKIRFFDEMIFFSGDYVVDSYLLKATLPEEDGTVYDVAFIDSGHVEKCIHNLEVLQQLATYVKAHPNRSIIFPSSFSGKTVDIMSYLSEHTTRAISVDAKLQTLLEHYDQEPENIWPNKAVLQVRHKQKTDSHHALYFVSEQDEAQLEELAKAYPTAIFVHTGYSRYSCNPSILKHLSKEFFYKTHPDYRDIVALSQRIRARQTIYFHSTHTNLATTFPKEELKRD; encoded by the coding sequence ATGCTTAGTTTTGAAATTTTAGGTGGCGTAGGGGAATATGGGCGCAATTGCTTTTATATTGAAAATCATGGGCAGGCCATTTTATTGGATTGTGGGATTATGAAAAATGCTCAAAAAACGCCACCAAATATTACAGCTAATCATATTGAAAAGTTAGTTGCTGTCTTTATTTCTCATTCGCATATTGATCATGTAGGGGCATTGCCATTACTACAAAAGATGGACTATACGGGGCAGGTACTAATGAGTCATAGAACTGCTCAGCAGCTTTCATTGCCTCTTTCACAAGTCCGTACTTTCCACCCAGATACGATTGGAAATTGGATAGAGGTCAATGATTATCTTGCCTTTCAATGGGGATATAGTGGACATTTAATTGGAAGCGTGTGGTACAAAATTCGATTTTTTGATGAGATGATTTTTTTCTCTGGTGATTATGTAGTCGATTCGTATTTGTTAAAGGCGACCTTACCAGAGGAGGATGGAACGGTTTATGATGTAGCGTTTATTGATAGTGGACATGTGGAAAAATGCATTCATAATCTTGAGGTATTACAGCAATTGGCTACGTACGTAAAGGCTCATCCCAATCGTTCAATTATTTTCCCATCCTCTTTTTCGGGCAAAACAGTCGATATTATGTCTTATCTTTCTGAACATACAACCCGAGCGATTAGTGTAGATGCAAAGCTACAAACTTTATTGGAGCATTATGATCAAGAACCCGAAAATATTTGGCCGAATAAAGCGGTACTCCAAGTACGTCACAAGCAAAAAACGGACAGTCACCATGCACTTTATTTTGTCTCAGAGCAGGATGAGGCTCAATTGGAGGAGCTTGCAAAGGCATATCCAACAGCTATTTTTGTCCACACAGGCTATTCTCGTTATTCATGCAATCCATCTATTTTGAAGCATCTCTCAAAGGAGTTCTTCTATAAAACACATCCAGACTATCGTGATATTGTGGCTCTGTCACAGAGAATTCGTGCACGACAAACTATCTATTTTCACAGTACACATACAAATTTAGCAACAACATTTCCGAAGGAGGAGTTAAAGCGTGACTAA
- the abc-f gene encoding ribosomal protection-like ABC-F family protein: MQMKAEQIQKIMGGNILFENLQLEVNKGEHVAIVGVNGSGKTTLLQLLAGVEMPEKGRIIKSKEATIGYLHQIPHYPQHAVKEVLEEAFADIYAIKGKMTALEQEMQSTVTDKILLQYGQLQEQFMLAGGYEVDAQLAMIAHGLGIVDLLEQPFSNLSGGEKTKVMLGQILLKKPSILLLDEPTNHLDMQAIEWLENYVRNFEGIVIVVSHDRQFMNQVAQKIIEIEDGEAFTYNGHYDAFIAQKEAKIEQQFANYEEQQKKIKKMQETIKRLKQWANEANPPNASMHRRAKSMEKALARIERVKKPLTKKKMNLALTMAERSGKEVVLLQDIDHGFDKPLLKDSNLAVYFGERLAIVGSNGSGKSTLLKMMLGEIVPNQGVCHIGSNVKFGYLSQQFEHQNPAIRLIDAFRERVAVSEAEARHILARFLFYGYDVFKKVKDLSGGEKMRLRLAQLMHEDINVLILDEPTNHLDIEAREVLEETLESFEGTIIGVSHDRYFLQKIFSKTAWIENQTIQVFEGDYEWARQKRQEFAKKTIEQQPANKTQPAKKELTIEQQIEKLEIKLQEPSLAKEQRQKLELQLEHLYERWFEGGAEHV; encoded by the coding sequence ATGCAAATGAAAGCTGAACAAATCCAAAAAATTATGGGTGGGAATATATTATTCGAGAATTTACAGCTAGAGGTAAATAAAGGCGAGCATGTGGCCATTGTTGGCGTGAATGGCAGTGGTAAAACGACTTTATTACAGCTACTAGCAGGGGTAGAGATGCCTGAAAAAGGTCGAATTATTAAAAGTAAAGAAGCGACGATTGGCTACTTACACCAAATTCCACACTACCCACAGCATGCTGTGAAAGAAGTGCTGGAGGAAGCATTTGCGGATATTTATGCAATTAAGGGAAAAATGACGGCACTTGAGCAAGAGATGCAGTCGACTGTCACAGATAAAATACTCTTACAATATGGTCAACTGCAGGAGCAATTTATGCTAGCAGGGGGCTATGAAGTAGATGCCCAGTTGGCAATGATTGCACATGGACTGGGCATAGTAGATTTGCTGGAGCAACCTTTTAGTAACTTAAGTGGTGGAGAAAAAACAAAGGTTATGCTTGGACAAATTTTATTGAAAAAGCCCTCTATTTTGTTATTAGATGAACCAACGAACCATCTGGATATGCAAGCCATTGAGTGGCTTGAAAATTATGTGCGAAACTTTGAGGGGATTGTCATTGTCGTATCCCATGATCGTCAATTTATGAATCAAGTAGCCCAGAAGATTATCGAAATTGAGGATGGGGAGGCTTTTACGTATAACGGCCATTATGATGCTTTTATAGCACAAAAAGAAGCAAAAATTGAACAACAGTTTGCAAACTATGAAGAGCAGCAAAAGAAAATTAAAAAGATGCAAGAAACGATAAAACGATTAAAGCAGTGGGCGAATGAGGCGAATCCACCAAACGCCTCGATGCATCGACGTGCAAAAAGTATGGAAAAAGCATTAGCACGTATTGAGCGAGTAAAGAAGCCCCTCACTAAAAAGAAAATGAATTTAGCGTTAACGATGGCTGAACGTAGTGGCAAAGAGGTAGTGCTATTGCAAGACATTGATCATGGCTTTGATAAGCCTTTATTGAAAGACAGCAATCTAGCTGTTTATTTTGGAGAAAGATTAGCGATTGTTGGGAGTAATGGTAGTGGAAAATCAACATTATTAAAAATGATGTTAGGTGAAATCGTTCCTAATCAGGGAGTGTGTCATATTGGGAGCAATGTGAAATTTGGCTACCTCTCCCAGCAATTTGAACATCAAAACCCTGCTATCCGATTAATTGATGCCTTTCGTGAACGTGTCGCCGTGTCAGAAGCGGAAGCCCGTCATATACTCGCACGATTTTTGTTCTATGGCTATGATGTCTTTAAAAAAGTGAAGGACTTAAGTGGTGGAGAAAAAATGCGTTTGCGTTTAGCACAATTAATGCATGAGGATATCAATGTCTTAATCTTAGATGAGCCCACAAACCATTTAGATATTGAAGCAAGAGAAGTATTGGAAGAAACACTAGAATCCTTTGAAGGCACAATTATTGGGGTGTCACATGACCGTTATTTCTTACAGAAAATTTTCTCGAAAACGGCGTGGATTGAAAACCAAACGATTCAGGTTTTTGAGGGAGATTATGAGTGGGCTAGACAAAAACGACAGGAGTTCGCAAAGAAAACGATTGAACAACAACCTGCGAATAAAACGCAGCCAGCAAAAAAAGAATTAACGATTGAACAACAAATTGAAAAATTAGAGATAAAACTACAAGAACCATCGCTTGCTAAAGAACAACGGCAGAAGCTTGAATTGCAATTAGAGCATTTATATGAAAGATGGTTTGAAGGGGGAGCGGAGCATGTTTAA
- a CDS encoding RAxF-45 family protein — protein MNKNATKTCVKVDTAMYFARVITFDFANKGIGLSIFKQNQITNVAN, from the coding sequence ATGAATAAAAACGCTACGAAAACATGTGTAAAAGTGGATACAGCTATGTATTTTGCACGTGTGATTACTTTCGATTTTGCGAACAAAGGGATAGGTCTGTCCATTTTTAAGCAAAATCAAATAACAAACGTAGCGAATTAA
- a CDS encoding M48 family metallopeptidase: protein MAKKMGIVTLLLFGVYVLCMYWYIFHSGGGKIPSALQGTAADPVMFMSGKELFLSGEYSKIRNFIFFVATPLEWLIYFLILLLGVSRYFEKVTTSQTKWKLLQNAGYLFLLSLLLYIVLFPLDYYRYHLSKSYGISTQAFASWMKDGVIDFWVNFGTSLIIVTVIYWLIKKSEKRWWLYAWLLTIPFTIFVMFIQPVVIDPLYNEFYPLKNKELETKILTLATQANIPAEHVYEVNMAEKTNALNAYVTGIGSNSRIVLWDTTLNRLTDNEILFIMAHEMGHYVEKHIYFGIAGYLFLMLIGLWLTAKIMRRLISRYGQVFKINKISSIRSYPLFLLITSILLFASNPVSNLISRYQETRADQYAINLMNDREAAVTAFQKLTISGLSEVNPPLLVKWFRYTHPPMLERIYKVADTGEQKQNMPLKEEQKKK from the coding sequence ATAGCGAAAAAAATGGGCATTGTTACACTACTACTTTTCGGTGTTTACGTGCTTTGTATGTACTGGTATATATTCCATAGCGGTGGTGGTAAAATACCGAGTGCCTTACAAGGAACGGCGGCAGATCCAGTGATGTTTATGTCTGGCAAGGAGCTCTTTTTAAGTGGTGAATATTCAAAAATACGGAACTTTATATTCTTTGTAGCCACACCTTTAGAATGGCTTATTTACTTCTTGATTTTACTATTGGGCGTATCCCGTTATTTCGAAAAAGTGACGACCTCCCAAACGAAGTGGAAGCTATTGCAAAATGCAGGCTACTTATTCCTATTATCTTTATTACTATATATCGTGCTATTCCCGCTTGATTATTATCGCTATCATCTTAGCAAAAGCTATGGCATCAGTACACAAGCATTTGCATCTTGGATGAAGGACGGTGTCATTGATTTTTGGGTGAACTTTGGCACTAGCTTGATTATTGTTACGGTAATTTATTGGCTCATTAAAAAGAGCGAAAAAAGATGGTGGCTCTATGCTTGGCTTTTAACCATCCCCTTTACAATCTTTGTAATGTTCATTCAGCCAGTTGTCATTGATCCTTTGTACAATGAATTTTATCCGCTAAAAAATAAAGAGCTGGAAACAAAGATACTTACACTTGCTACACAGGCAAATATTCCGGCAGAGCATGTTTATGAGGTCAATATGGCAGAAAAGACCAATGCCTTAAATGCTTATGTGACAGGGATTGGGAGCAATTCGAGAATTGTGCTTTGGGATACTACATTAAATAGACTAACGGACAATGAAATTTTATTTATCATGGCACATGAAATGGGACATTATGTAGAAAAGCATATTTATTTTGGCATTGCAGGCTATTTATTCTTAATGTTGATAGGGTTATGGCTAACAGCGAAAATTATGCGTCGCTTGATTTCACGATATGGACAGGTTTTTAAAATTAATAAAATCAGTAGCATTCGTTCGTATCCATTATTTTTACTCATTACCTCTATATTACTATTTGCTTCCAATCCAGTGTCCAATTTGATATCAAGATATCAGGAAACGAGAGCAGATCAGTATGCGATTAACCTTATGAATGATCGAGAAGCGGCTGTAACAGCGTTTCAAAAGCTAACGATTTCAGGCTTAAGTGAAGTGAACCCACCACTCTTAGTGAAGTGGTTCCGTTATACACATCCACCAATGCTGGAGCGGATCTATAAGGTTGCGGATACTGGGGAACAGAAGCAAAATATGCCTTTAAAGGAAGAACAGAAGAAAAAGTAA
- a CDS encoding MmcQ/YjbR family DNA-binding protein — translation MEKEIIHAYCLQLQGTTYDYQEEWQADRYHIGGKMYAMLGGNATGKPVLTLKCEPSRAEELREAYDSIIPGYYMNKTHWNSIYMDAEDVPMDLVENLIQHSYELVFNKLTKKAQQEIQSVGSKTTK, via the coding sequence ATGGAAAAAGAAATAATTCATGCTTACTGTTTACAGCTTCAAGGAACAACGTATGACTATCAAGAGGAGTGGCAAGCAGATCGCTATCATATCGGTGGAAAAATGTATGCCATGCTTGGGGGCAATGCAACGGGCAAACCTGTGCTTACGTTGAAATGTGAGCCTTCTCGAGCGGAAGAATTAAGGGAAGCATATGACAGCATTATACCTGGTTACTATATGAATAAAACCCATTGGAATTCTATTTATATGGATGCTGAAGATGTTCCGATGGATTTGGTAGAGAATCTTATCCAACATTCCTATGAGCTTGTTTTCAATAAATTAACGAAGAAAGCTCAACAGGAAATTCAATCCGTTGGAAGCAAGACAACCAAGTGA